Proteins encoded in a region of the Panthera tigris isolate Pti1 chromosome B2, P.tigris_Pti1_mat1.1, whole genome shotgun sequence genome:
- the LOC122238817 gene encoding putative type-1 restriction enzyme specificity protein MPN_285 codes for MAEVMTEVMEVTTEVMVEVMAEVMAEVMAEVMVEVTTEVMVEVTAEVMVEVMVEVMTEVVAEVMAEVMTEVMAEVTTEVMVEVTAEVMAEVTAEVMAEVTAEVMAEVTTEVMVEVTTEVMAEVMAEETAAGVW; via the exons ATGGCAGAGGTGATGACAGAGGTCATGGAGGTGACGACAGAGGTCATGGTGGAGGTGATGGCAGAGGTCATGGCTGAGGTGATGGCAGAGGTCATGGTGGAGGTGACGACAGAGGTCATGGTGGAGGTGACGGCAGAGGTCATGGTGGAGGTAATGGTGGAGGTGATGACAGAGGTCGTGGCAGAGGTCATGGCAGAGGTGATGACAGAGGTCATGGCGGAGGTGACGACAGAGGTCATGGTGGAGGTGACGGCAGAGGTCATGGCGGAGGTGACGGCAGAGGTCATGGCGGAGGTGACGGCAGAG GTCATGGCGGAGGTGACGACAGAGGTCATGGTGGAGGTGACGACAGAGGTCATGGCGGAGGTGATGGCAGAGGAGACAGCCGCTGGTGTCTGGTGA